Below is a window of Desmonostoc muscorum LEGE 12446 DNA.
CAAAGACCAAAACGGCTTTCTGTCCGCGTTGTTCCAACTCCTCTGCTAGTGCCAGACCAACACCGCTGTTATCGGCAAAGATTAACCAGGAACCGCCTTCGGTGGGTTGAGAATCCAAAATCCGAGGTTTTGGTTGCCACTCAACTTCATACAGCCAATCATTTCTGAGCGATGCTTGCCTAGTATCGGACTTTGGTAACTCAATCCAATAGGGCGATCGCACAAAAGGATAAGTAGGTAATTCTAGGCGCTGGCGGGGATAATCTTGGTCAAATCGGCTCCAGTCTACCTCAATTCCACGAATATATAATTCTGCTAAACTTTGTAATTGCTGTTGTAAATCGTACTGTCCTTTCCGCAAGGAAGGTAGCCAAAGCAACTTCTCATCCGGTAAACATCGCCGTCCCATCCCTAATAGTACGGGATGAGGGCCAATTTCTACAAATAATTGATACCCTTGTTCATAGAGTGTCTGCATTCCCGGAGAAAATTGTACCGCCTCTCGCATATGACGCCGCCAGTACTCAGGTTGGGTGACTTCTCCCTCCACCAGAGAACCAGTGAGGTTGGAAATCATCCTAATTTTTGGAGATGAATAGTTTATTTGTGCTGCTATATCTTCAAATGTATCTAGTATCGGTGCAGTTAAAGGTGAATGAAAGGCGTGGGAAACATTTAATTGTTGGCTATCAACTCCCTGTGCCTCCAGCTTAGATATAATCGCCTGTACTGCTTTATGTGCGCCAGAAATTACAATATTATTTGGGCCGTTAACGGCAGCGATGGAAACCTGACCATCGTCAGGTGCAATTGCAGATGTTACCTGTGCAATATTAGTAAAAATAGCCGCCATCGCCCCATTAGCAGGTAAAGTCTGCATGAGGCGTCCCCGTTGGGCAATCAGCTTCAGTCCATCTTCAAGGCTGAATACTCCTGCCACGCAAGCGGCAACATACTCTCCTACGCTATGACCCATAACTGCGTCCGGAGTTATCCCCCATGATTGCCACAGTTCAAACAAGGCATACTCTAGGGCAAATAAGGCTGGTTGGGTATAAGCAGTTTCATCTAGTAGCGGGGTTGTTCCGGCTTCAGGGTAAAGTACTGATAATAGCGATCGCTCAAGATGAGGCCGCAGTATTTGATCGCAACGTTCTAAAGCTTTGCGGAATGTGGGTACTTGTTCATAAAGTTGGCGTCCCATCCCCACATATTGTGATCCTTGACCCGTAAACAGAAATACTATTTTGGGGCGAGTTTGACGGGGCACTACTCCAGTCAGTAGGGGATGCTGCACATTACCCGCAGTAAAAGCAGTTAGTTGTGCTATTACTTGTGCTGGCTGTTCGGCCACCACAGCTAAACGGTGGGCAAAATGCGATCGCCCGGTATTGGCTGTAAAGCATACATCTGCCAAAGGCTGAGACGGATGGGTTTCTAAGTGACTAATCATCCGACTTGCTAATGCCTTTAAAGCCGCTTCGTTTTTAGCAGACAAACAAAGAAGATGAATCGACCGTTCGATTTCCGGCTGTACGGGTTGAATTGCAGGCGCTTCCTCAAGGATGATATGGGCATTGGTTCCACTCATACCAAAGGAACTGATGCCACCAATCCGTGTTTGAGTTGTTGACCAAGGAGTTAATTCTCTAGGAATTACCATTGGTAGGTCATCCCAACGGATGGCAGGATTGGGATTTTGCAGATGCAAATGGGGCGGGATTTGTTTGTGCTGCATAGCCAGCACCAATTTAATCAAACCTGCTATGCCAGCAGCAGCTTCTAGATGACCAATATTTGTTTTGACTGAACCGAGAATCAGGGGCTGCTGTGGCGATCGCCCATTACATAATACGCTGCCCAATGCTTCAACCTCAATGGGGTCTCCCAGGGCTGTGCCAGTACCGTGAACTTCCAAATAACTCACTTGATTTGGCTCGATTCTGGCGTTAGCCAAAGCAGCGCGAATCAATTTCTGCTGTGCCAAGCCATTAGGGACGGTCAGTCCACTGCTACGCCCATCATGATTCATCGCTGAACCCCGAATCAGGGCTAAAATGCGATCGCCATTAGCCAAGGCATCTGAAAGGCGCTTCAGTACCACAATGCCACACCCTTCGCCTCGTCCATAACCGTCGGCTGTGGCATCAAAGGTTTTGCAACGACCATCCACAGCTAAGGCTCGCATCCTGGATAAAACAACATATCCCGCCGATGACAGCATCAAATTGACTCCACCTGCTAAAGCCATCTGACACTCTCTGGCACGTAAACTCTGGCAGGCTAAATGCACGGTGACTAGGGATGACGAGCAGGCTGTATCCAAGGCAACACTAGGGCCTTCCAAACCGAGAATATAAGATAAACGACCCGCCGCGACGCTGGAGGTGTTACCAGTAAAGAAATAGGCACTGAGTTGACTAGCATCTTGGGACTTGAGATGTAGCTGGGAGTAATCAGAAGTATTGATGCCGATAAATATTCCAGTTTGGCTACCAGTTAACTTTTGTGGTGCTTGACCTGCATTTTCTAGAGCTTCCCAACTGACCTCTAGCAATAATCGTTGCTGGGGGTCCATACTCACAACTTCCCGTGCAGCCAACCCAAAAAATTCGGCGTCGAATTTGTCTACTTCCACATCCAAAAATGCACCTTGGCGGGTATAAGTTCTGCCAGGAATTTCTGGATTTGCATCGTAGTCGGCATCTATATTCCATCTTTCTACAGGCACTTTGGTAGTAGCATCGACACCATTTTCCAGAAGTTCCCAGAACAATTCTGGATTATTAGCACCACCAGGAAAGCGGCAACCCATACCAACGATCGCAATTGGTTCTGTTTGCTGACACTCAATGCGATTGAGCTTATAACTCATTTCCTCCAACGCTAAGAGCGCTTGTTTTAATGGAGACATGTGAGCAAAGCGTTCTGATATTTTGCTCATTGCAGTTTATTCTCAAAGATTTGCTAGTTTTTGCATCAATAAAGCTTCAGTTTCTTGGTCTGTGAGATGTTCTACCTTGGCGGCTATCCAAGCCAACTCATTGTCATAGCTGTGAAATCCCTCTGGCGATTTGTTGGTGTAATCTAAATTCGTGACATCTTTGAGTAAATACAAGGCGAGGTTTTCAATATTGGGATAGTTGAAGGCTAAGGTGGCTGAAACAGAATGTCCTAAGCTCATTTCCAGCCGATTTTTTAACTCGATAGCCAGCAAAGAATCCATGCCCATATCAAAAAAGCCTTGGGTTGGTTCTGGTAGTTCAGAGGCATCAAGATGCAACACACTTGCGACTTCATTTTGTAACTGAGCAATCAAGAAATTTAGGCGTTCTTGAGGCGGTGTGTTTTCTAGACGTTGTAACAACCAAGGTTCTTCAGGCTTTGAGGATGGCTTGACTTCAGAAAATAATTGTTCCAACGATGTTGTTGTTGGCTGTTGATTAAATGCTTGCAGTATCTTGGGTAGTAATTCTGCTGTTTGTTTGAGTAGGGTTGCTAATTCTTCTGAAGAAGCATGAGTTGGTGTCATATTCTTCAAGGTTTCTACCCAATAACGCTGTTTTTGAAAGGCGTAAGTGGGTAGTGGTAGCGGGCGATAGGAATGATTTTGGTAAAAGCCAGACCAGTCTATCTGCACGCCAAGCAAGTATAGTTGTGCCAAACTCTCCAGAATTTGCTGCCAATCTGAATGTCCTTGACGTAGGCTAGGGAGCCAAACTCCTACTTTTTCTGGCAAACAGTTACGACCCATTGCCAATAAGGTTGGTTTAGCACCTATTTCTACAAATACTTCATAACCCTGCTGGTGAAGGGTTTCCATACTAGCAGCAAAGTTTACAGGCTCTTTGACGTGATTTACCCAGTATGCGGCAGTTGCTATTTCTGATGTCGCTATTTGTCCGGTGAGATTGGAAATTAAATCTATCTGGGGCAATGAGTAAGTTACTTGTGAGGCAACCCGCTCAAAATCAGCCAGCATTGGTTCCATCAGGGGAGAGTGGAAGGCATGGGAAACTGCTAGTTTCTTGCTTTTGATTCCTGCAAATTCTAAGGTGGCGATCGCTGCTGTAACTGCCTCATGGGTGCCAGAAATTACAGTATTTTCTGAACCGTTAATCGCAGCGATCGCCACAGGCATACTACCTGCTACAGCTTGCATCGTCTCTGTCACTCGTGCAGCATTCGTAAAAACTGTTACCATTTCCCCGTTTGGAGGCAGAGATTGCATCAGATTAGCCCTAGTTGCAACCAACTTCAAGGCATCTTCTAAGCTGAATACTCCAGCCACGCAAGCAGCTACGTATTCACCCAAACTATGACCCATAACTATATTTGGATGGATACCCCAAGATTGCCATAATTTAGCTAAAGCATATTCCAGGGCAAATAAAGCAGGTTGAGTGTAAGCAGTTTCACTAAGAGGAAAATTACTTGGTGTTGTTGGATATAAGATTTCCAGTAAAGGTGTTTCTATATAAGCACGCAGAATTTCAGCACATTCATTGATAGTTTGCCTAAACACTGGTGCTTGTTGGTATAGTTCATGTCCCATACCTACATACTGAGAACCTTGACCGGTGAATAAAAATACTATTTTCTGGGATTTCTTACTTTTCACTCGACTGCTGGCGAGTCCTACGGACAAACTACCAGCGCAAAAAGCTGCCAACTGCTGGCGCAACTGCATCGTAGATTCAACAAAAACCGCGAAACGTTTGTCAAAGATGCTACGTTTGGCATTAGCTGTAAAGCAGAGATTTACAAGAGAGACTTCCGAATGAGAATCCAAAAAGTCTACATATTTTTTTGCTAGCCCTACCAAAGCTTTGTCAGTTTTTGCCGAGAGTGTAAACAAATGACCTTGGTTAGCATCAGATGCTTTAACTTGGGAAAATACGGGTGCTTCTTCGAGAATTAGATGACAATTAGTACCCCCAAAGCTGAAAGCACTGACCCCAGCATAGCGGCGTTCTGCACTAGCATTCCAAGACTGCATCTCGGTAGGAATCGCAAAGGGAGTTCCTTTGAGAGAAATATAAGGATTGAGTTCTTGGAAGTGTAAATGTGCTGGGATGTACTGATGTTGCAAAGAAAGTACTACCTTGATTAAACCGGCA
It encodes the following:
- a CDS encoding type I polyketide synthase; the encoded protein is MSKISERFAHMSPLKQALLALEEMSYKLNRIECQQTEPIAIVGMGCRFPGGANNPELFWELLENGVDATTKVPVERWNIDADYDANPEIPGRTYTRQGAFLDVEVDKFDAEFFGLAAREVVSMDPQQRLLLEVSWEALENAGQAPQKLTGSQTGIFIGINTSDYSQLHLKSQDASQLSAYFFTGNTSSVAAGRLSYILGLEGPSVALDTACSSSLVTVHLACQSLRARECQMALAGGVNLMLSSAGYVVLSRMRALAVDGRCKTFDATADGYGRGEGCGIVVLKRLSDALANGDRILALIRGSAMNHDGRSSGLTVPNGLAQQKLIRAALANARIEPNQVSYLEVHGTGTALGDPIEVEALGSVLCNGRSPQQPLILGSVKTNIGHLEAAAGIAGLIKLVLAMQHKQIPPHLHLQNPNPAIRWDDLPMVIPRELTPWSTTQTRIGGISSFGMSGTNAHIILEEAPAIQPVQPEIERSIHLLCLSAKNEAALKALASRMISHLETHPSQPLADVCFTANTGRSHFAHRLAVVAEQPAQVIAQLTAFTAGNVQHPLLTGVVPRQTRPKIVFLFTGQGSQYVGMGRQLYEQVPTFRKALERCDQILRPHLERSLLSVLYPEAGTTPLLDETAYTQPALFALEYALFELWQSWGITPDAVMGHSVGEYVAACVAGVFSLEDGLKLIAQRGRLMQTLPANGAMAAIFTNIAQVTSAIAPDDGQVSIAAVNGPNNIVISGAHKAVQAIISKLEAQGVDSQQLNVSHAFHSPLTAPILDTFEDIAAQINYSSPKIRMISNLTGSLVEGEVTQPEYWRRHMREAVQFSPGMQTLYEQGYQLFVEIGPHPVLLGMGRRCLPDEKLLWLPSLRKGQYDLQQQLQSLAELYIRGIEVDWSRFDQDYPRQRLELPTYPFVRSPYWIELPKSDTRQASLRNDWLYEVEWQPKPRILDSQPTEGGSWLIFADNSGVGLALAEELEQRGQKAVLVFADEVNPTVKQKYWKINSSQPGDFQRLLTEVLGTDQPPCSAIVHLWSLDHELTENLTTDSLNQTRNCASVLHLVQALSSSKISQLPRLWLVTQGAQPIKSDGNSLAVAQSPVLGLGRVVSIEHPQFWGGLIDLAPENSPAAVTALLEEIWQPDGEPQVAFREGQRYVSRLIRSEKRQAPTQEQGFRVSADATYLITDGCSSLSLKLAEWIVEQGARHLVLLEHNTVARNVSKQLQQLQRAGAEIKVIHGDISQEAEIAEVFAEIAQSLPPLRGIIYVDDVINDGLLLKQDWESFGKFLNSKVAGVWNLHKKTEDLPLDFLILFSSIVSQIGSPAQGNYAAVNAFLDTLAEQRRLQGLPILSINWATWQETDIAAALGKLGEQRWQAIGIDLIAPSQGLQILQQLLDESDRQVTVMPVNWSKFFQQFPSGFEPPFLSAIAPEVKSSNLSSENQPSQLLKDLEKTPPNKQYAVLVSFIQTEALAVLGLDPSQRLQPHIGFFEMGMDSLMALDLKNRLQAAIAQEISVSVIFEYSNIESLSRYLISEFFSQESLETSTSESEEDPEEMTQLLAEIQQLSEAELEALIDQGIQNIL
- a CDS encoding type I polyketide synthase, producing the protein MEQIAIIGIGCRFPKANNPEEFWQLLRNGIDAITEIPKDRWNVNQFYDPEPAKPGKISSRWGGFLDHVDQFDPNFFGISPREAEHMDPQQRLVLKVAWEALENAGIVPKTLARSQTGVFIGITNADYHRLLYRDFSRIDAYSATGTTPCITANRLSYILDLCGPSLAIDTACSSSLVAVHLACQSLHLGESNLCIVGGVNLMLSPEPSITFSQARMMALDGRCKTFDAKADGYVRGEGCGIIILKRLSDALRDNDNILAIVKGSAINQDGLSNGLTAPNGPSQQAVISQALQNAKVQPGEISYVEAHGTGTSLGDPIEVKALKAVLMTGRQLNQPCWIGSVKTNIGHLEGAAGIAGLIKVVLSLQHQYIPAHLHFQELNPYISLKGTPFAIPTEMQSWNASAERRYAGVSAFSFGGTNCHLILEEAPVFSQVKASDANQGHLFTLSAKTDKALVGLAKKYVDFLDSHSEVSLVNLCFTANAKRSIFDKRFAVFVESTMQLRQQLAAFCAGSLSVGLASSRVKSKKSQKIVFLFTGQGSQYVGMGHELYQQAPVFRQTINECAEILRAYIETPLLEILYPTTPSNFPLSETAYTQPALFALEYALAKLWQSWGIHPNIVMGHSLGEYVAACVAGVFSLEDALKLVATRANLMQSLPPNGEMVTVFTNAARVTETMQAVAGSMPVAIAAINGSENTVISGTHEAVTAAIATLEFAGIKSKKLAVSHAFHSPLMEPMLADFERVASQVTYSLPQIDLISNLTGQIATSEIATAAYWVNHVKEPVNFAASMETLHQQGYEVFVEIGAKPTLLAMGRNCLPEKVGVWLPSLRQGHSDWQQILESLAQLYLLGVQIDWSGFYQNHSYRPLPLPTYAFQKQRYWVETLKNMTPTHASSEELATLLKQTAELLPKILQAFNQQPTTTSLEQLFSEVKPSSKPEEPWLLQRLENTPPQERLNFLIAQLQNEVASVLHLDASELPEPTQGFFDMGMDSLLAIELKNRLEMSLGHSVSATLAFNYPNIENLALYLLKDVTNLDYTNKSPEGFHSYDNELAWIAAKVEHLTDQETEALLMQKLANL